One window of Chloroflexota bacterium genomic DNA carries:
- a CDS encoding glycoside hydrolase family 15 protein: MAYKDISSYGAIGNMHSAALVGLDGSIDWCCMPRIDSPSVFAAILDEERGGSFRIAPIGPYESSQRYLPETNILETTFVTPTGTVTLTDFMPLSPVRGVDVLPQDIHRIVECTEGEVPMQVLFRPRFDYARAFTHLHLMPHGVQATGGPHEMALSVNVPITVNAGAAESRFTATPSRPAVFVVSYGRDEPMIVGPGRSHQRLETTARGWHHMVEELHYDGLWRDEVVRSFLALHLLIYAPTGAIAAALTTSLPEHIGGVRNWDYRFCWLRDSAFTLGVLYRLGDLHDALHFLNWLLGKCSLFRDRDVLQVLFGLKDDSGTDEETLEHLEGYRQSQPVRIGNGAVYQLQMDIFGEVLLSINTYRRYGGYISHEIWSIVHDFAEVVCRRWREPDKSIWEVRGRDRHFTYSKAMCWAALDNAIAIGENTGCEGDFARWRAEADAIKEDVLAHGWNEDKQAFVQSYDSDALDASSLILPWTNMLPPDDPRILSTIEATVAELGHGPFVNRYKVDEADDGLPGEEGALTMLSFWLIGSLIGCGRIQQARDLFEEMLGYANHLGLYSEMIDPHTKEALGNFPQAFSHIGLIHTARNLSAALRETPATS, from the coding sequence GTGGCCTACAAGGACATCAGCAGCTATGGGGCCATCGGCAACATGCACTCCGCCGCCCTCGTCGGCCTCGATGGCTCCATCGACTGGTGCTGCATGCCCCGCATCGACTCCCCCAGCGTCTTCGCCGCCATCCTCGACGAGGAGCGTGGCGGCAGCTTTCGCATCGCCCCCATCGGCCCCTATGAGTCCTCCCAGCGCTACCTGCCCGAGACCAACATCCTGGAGACCACCTTCGTCACCCCCACCGGCACGGTCACGCTGACCGACTTCATGCCCCTCAGCCCCGTCCGCGGCGTCGACGTCCTCCCACAGGACATCCACCGCATCGTCGAGTGCACCGAGGGCGAGGTCCCCATGCAGGTCCTCTTCCGCCCCCGCTTCGACTACGCCCGAGCATTTACCCACCTGCACCTCATGCCCCACGGCGTCCAGGCCACCGGCGGCCCGCACGAGATGGCCCTCTCCGTCAACGTCCCCATCACCGTCAACGCCGGCGCCGCCGAGAGCCGCTTCACCGCGACGCCCAGCCGTCCCGCCGTCTTCGTCGTCTCCTACGGCCGCGACGAGCCCATGATCGTCGGCCCCGGCCGCAGCCATCAGCGCCTTGAGACCACTGCGAGGGGATGGCATCACATGGTCGAGGAGCTCCACTACGACGGCCTCTGGCGCGACGAGGTCGTCCGCTCCTTCCTCGCCCTGCACCTGCTCATCTACGCCCCTACCGGCGCCATCGCCGCCGCCCTCACCACGTCGCTCCCCGAGCACATCGGCGGCGTGCGCAACTGGGACTACCGCTTCTGCTGGCTCCGGGACTCCGCCTTCACCCTCGGCGTCCTCTACCGCCTCGGCGACCTGCACGACGCCCTCCACTTCCTCAACTGGCTCCTGGGCAAATGCTCCCTGTTCCGCGACCGCGACGTCCTGCAGGTGCTCTTCGGCCTCAAGGACGATTCCGGCACGGACGAGGAGACGCTGGAGCACCTGGAGGGCTACCGGCAGTCCCAGCCCGTGCGCATCGGCAACGGCGCCGTCTACCAGCTCCAGATGGACATCTTTGGCGAGGTGCTGCTCAGCATCAACACCTACCGCCGCTACGGTGGGTACATCTCGCACGAGATCTGGTCCATCGTCCACGACTTCGCCGAGGTCGTCTGCCGCCGCTGGCGCGAGCCCGACAAGAGCATCTGGGAGGTCCGCGGCCGCGACCGCCACTTCACCTACTCCAAGGCCATGTGCTGGGCCGCCCTCGACAACGCCATCGCCATCGGCGAGAACACCGGCTGCGAAGGCGACTTCGCCCGCTGGCGCGCCGAGGCCGACGCCATCAAGGAGGACGTCCTCGCCCACGGCTGGAACGAGGACAAGCAGGCCTTCGTCCAGAGCTACGACAGCGACGCCCTCGACGCCAGCAGCCTCATCCTCCCCTGGACCAACATGCTCCCGCCCGACGACCCCCGCATCCTCAGCACCATCGAGGCCACGGTGGCCGAGCTCGGCCACGGCCCATTCGTCAATCGCTACAAGGTCGACGAGGCCGACGACGGCCTGCCCGGCGAAGAGGGCGCACTCACCATGCTCTCCTTCTGGCTCATCGGCTCCCTCATCGGCTGCGGCCGCATCCAGCAGGCCAGGGACCTCTTCGAGGAGATGCTCGGCTACGCCAACCACCTCGGCCTCTACTCGGAGATGATCGACCCGCACACCAAGGAAGCCCTCGGCAACTTCCCCCAAGCCTTCAGCCACATAGGCCTCATCCACACCGCCCGCAACCTCTCCGCCGCCCTGCGGGAGACCCCTGCGACATCGTAG